In the genome of Notamacropus eugenii isolate mMacEug1 chromosome 5, mMacEug1.pri_v2, whole genome shotgun sequence, one region contains:
- the LOC140508847 gene encoding olfactory receptor 52M1-like — MHIMFPSQNACSTPTSFLLTGIPGLEPLHIWLSIPFGSMYLVAVVGNVTILAVVKVERSLHEPMYLFLCMLAVIDLVLSTSTMPKLLSIFWFDARDIGLDACLAQMFVIHCFATVESGIFLAMAFDRYMAICDPLRHTMVLTHGMVGRMGLVALLRGVLYISPLPLMIRLRLPHYRARIIAHSYCEHMAVVTLACGDTKVNNVYGLSIGFLVLILDSLAIAASYVMIFRAVLGLATPEARLKTLGTCGSHICAILVFYIPIAVSSLTHRFGHKVPPHIHILLANFYMLIPPILNPVVYAVRTKQIRERLLRILKAGAQVR; from the coding sequence ATGCACATCATGTTTCCCTCTCAAAATGCCTGCTCTACCCCCACCTCTTTCCTACTGACTGGCATCCCTGGGCTGGAGCCCTTGCACATCTGGCTATCCATCCCCTTTGGCTCCATGTATTTGGTAGCTGTGGTAGGGAATGTGACCATCCTGGCAGTGGTGAAAGTGGAACGCAGCCTGCACGAACCCATGTACCTCTTCCTATGCATGTTGGCTGTCATTGACCTGGTTCTGTCCACCTCCACCATGCCCAAGCTGCTGAGTATCTTTTGGTTTGATGCCCGTGACATTGGACTAGATGCTTGCCTGGCCCAGATGTTTGTCATTCACTGCTTTGCCACTGTTGAGTCAGGCATCTTCCTGGCCATGGCTTTTGATCGCTACATGGCCATCTGTGACCCTTTGCGCCACACTATGGTGCTCACTCATGGCATGGTGGGCCGCATGGGTCTGGTTGCCCTTTTGAGGGGGGTGCTCTACATTAGCCCTTTGCCTTTGATGATCCGTCTGAGACTCCCTCATTACAGAGCCCGGATCATTGCCCATTCCTACTGTGAGCATATGGCAGTGGTGACTCTGGCATGTGGTGACACAAAAGTCAACAATGTTTATGGCTTGAGCATTGGCTTCCTTGTTCTGATCCTGGACTCACTGGCCATTGCAGCCTCCTATGTGATGATCTTCCGGGCTGTACTAGGACTGGCCACCCCAGAGGCCAGACTCAAGACCCTGGGGACATGTGGGTCCCATATCTGTGCCATCTTAGTTTTCTACATCCCTATTGCTGTCTCCTCTCTCACCCACCGCTTTGGACACAAGGTGCCTCCCCACATCCACATCTTGTTGGCCAACTTCTACATGCTTATCCCTCCCATCCTCAACCCTGTTGTTTATGCTGTCAGAACCAAGCAGATCCGAGAGAGGCTTCTTCGAATCCTGAAGGCAGGAGCACAGGTCAGGTGA